A window of the Phaseolus vulgaris cultivar G19833 chromosome 5, P. vulgaris v2.0, whole genome shotgun sequence genome harbors these coding sequences:
- the LOC137834871 gene encoding protein PNS1: MGAGDPVVVEKENETIGGAKKEEDLEKGEVGVEEERKVQSNDVVDDHEESHLSGFHRLNPTNPLRIVINSATRVATPSPAQSQHPHTHTRSTPTPLQQPQPAASLNSRKYTNRISLFLFVLHMFLAVALVCFLVFRGVQGLIQESESTRRKEKDVLKYFLPQVEASAFMSIILAFIWQGSIRKWPTLMLHFILWFTFVISLAAGVLLICFQKPATDGVGVCFIAFAIGNGLYACWVSHRIKFCCKVLSLSLQPVSKFPDLNKPTYHVLGVGFLWISLWILAVIGALNFYFPPLTIIALVLSLAWTTEVMRNVVNITVSRVIALYYLRGMQSSTQFCFLRALTRNLGSACLGSLFVPAIEALRIVARGLNLLEGEDEFMFCCARCCLRVMDSIFRNGNSWAYVQIAAYGKGFVRASRDTWALFEKEDMVAIVDSDITSSICFLTGVCSGSICVIVVAAWTHKVHQTFTATLSLLTFFIGYLLTRIAMAVPHACVSCYYVCYAEASDKRLFDKTIKDRQDLLKTGRDVVPTPRGFRRYTRT, translated from the exons ATGGGTGCCGGAGACCCT GTGGTGGTTGAGAAAGAGAATGAAACTATAGGTGGagcaaagaaggaggaagacTTGGAGAAAGGGGAAGTGGGTGTTGAAGAAGAGAGAAAGGTTCAGAGCAATGATGTTGTGGATGATCATGAGGAATCTCATCTCTCAGGTTTCCACAGGTTGAACCCCACTAACCCTTTGAGAATTGTGATCAATAGTGCCACCAGAGTTGCAACTCCTTCTCCTGCTCAATCTCAACATCCTCACACTCACACGCGCTCCACTCCAACCCCACTACAg CAACCCCAACCAGCAGCGAGTCTGAATTCGAGAAAATATACCAACAGAATATCCTTGTTTCTCTTTGTTCTCCACATGTTTTTAGCCGTTGCGCTGGTGTGTTTTCTTGTGTTCAGGGGAGTTCAAGGGCTTATCCAAGAATCGGAATCTACCAGGAGGAAAGAGAAAGACGTGTTGAAGTATTTTCTTCCCCAAGTGGAGGCTTCAGCTTTTATGAGCATAATCCTTGCATTTATTTGGCAAGGGTCGATCAGGAAATGGCCCACTTTGATGCTTCATTTCATTCTTTGGTTTACTTTTGTGATCTCTCTGGCTGCTGGGGTTCTCCTCATTTGCTTCCAAAAGCCTGCCACGGATGGTGTTGGAGTGTGTTTCATTGCTTTTGCAATTGGCAATGGCTTATATGCTTGTTGGGTTAGTCACAGAATTAAGTTTTGTTGCAAGGTCTTGAGTCTGTCTCTTCAACCTGTGTCCAAATTCCCTGATCTGAACAAACCCACGTATCATGTGCTTGGGGTTGGATTCTTGTGGATCTCTCTCTGGATTTTAGCAGTGATTGGAGCATTGAACTTCTATTTTCCTCCTTTAACCATCATTGCATTGGTGCTGAGTTTGGCTTGGACTACTGAGGTCATGAGGAATGTGGTTAACATCACTGTTAGTAGGGTTATTGCCTTGTATTACCTCAGAGGAATGCAATCTAGCACCCAATTTTGTTTTCTGAGAGCTCTGACACGGAATCTTGGAAGTGCTTGTTTGGGGTCTCTCTTTGTGCCTGCAATTGAAGCCCTGCGAATTGTTGCTCGGGGACTGAATCTGCTCGAGGGAGAAGATGAATTCATGTTCTGCTGTGCTCGTTGTTGTTTAAGAGTCATGGACTCCATTTTCAGAAATGGCAATAGCTGGGCATATGTACAG ATAGCAGCATATGGAAAAGGGTTTGTGAGGGCATCCAGAGACACTTGGGCCCTCTTTGAGAAGGAAGACATGGTGGCAATTGTAGACTCTGATATAACCAGCTCAATTTGCTTCCTCACAGGAGTTTGCAGCGGCTCTATTTGTGTCATTGTTGTAGCTGCTTGGACCCATAAAGTACACCAAACTTTCACAGCTACCTTATCCCTCCTCACATTCTTCATTGGATACCTTTTG ACAAGGATTGCCATGGCAGTGCCTCATGCCTGTGTGAGCTGTTACTATGTATGCTATGCTGAGGCTTCTGACAAAAGATTGTTTGATAAAACAATTAAGGATCGCCAAGACTTGTTAAAAACTGGGCGTGATGTGGTTCCAACACCAAGGGGATTCAGGAGGTATACAAGGACCTAA